From the Pseudarthrobacter sp. MM222 genome, one window contains:
- a CDS encoding universal stress protein has product MSDDASTRPLPVVVGVVPGQYPEVLRTAASLAAGLSAPLICAYVDEASYLVEWDPARTAHRLSLHPDADDAEIRAVTRELRSVVAAACDGPGVAWSLRTLAGDPARALGRLAAEAGAAMIVVGTPERGLGHRLSEALNGSVAAWLSHHQDHPILIVPAPRPGRKSRGS; this is encoded by the coding sequence ATGTCCGACGACGCCTCCACCCGCCCATTGCCCGTGGTGGTCGGCGTCGTGCCGGGACAGTATCCGGAAGTACTGCGGACGGCGGCATCGCTCGCCGCAGGTCTGTCCGCTCCCCTGATCTGCGCCTACGTGGACGAGGCCAGCTATCTGGTGGAGTGGGACCCGGCACGCACGGCGCACCGGCTGTCGCTCCACCCCGACGCGGACGACGCCGAAATACGGGCGGTGACCCGGGAGCTGCGTTCCGTCGTGGCGGCGGCCTGCGACGGCCCCGGGGTTGCCTGGAGCCTCCGGACGCTCGCGGGCGACCCGGCCCGGGCGCTCGGCAGGCTCGCCGCCGAAGCCGGGGCAGCCATGATTGTCGTCGGTACGCCGGAACGGGGCTTGGGGCACCGGCTTTCCGAAGCGCTCAACGGATCTGTAGCCGCGTGGCTCAGCCATCACCAGGACCATCCGATCCTGATCGTGCCCGCGCCGCGTCCTGGCCGCAAGTCCCGCGGTTCCTGA
- a CDS encoding GNAT family N-acetyltransferase: MAIEIRPATQFDDVKTMVGSKRPDANVCWCLSYRIPSKQNLELRGTERGALVEQLVGQDPPPGVIAYDGDEVVGWAAIHPRADTSFARNRKIPHLDDLDVWSVWCIRVRPGRRGEGISHHLLQGAVDFARGYGAPAIEGYPVDNRGSHVDLTMAYVGTRGLFEQAGFAKAADTDSVINGFPRVLMRLNLR; encoded by the coding sequence ATGGCGATCGAGATTCGTCCGGCGACGCAGTTCGACGACGTGAAAACGATGGTTGGCTCCAAGCGTCCCGACGCGAACGTTTGCTGGTGCCTGAGCTACCGCATCCCTTCCAAACAGAACCTGGAGTTGCGCGGCACAGAGCGCGGGGCGTTGGTGGAGCAGCTCGTGGGGCAGGATCCGCCGCCGGGGGTGATCGCGTACGACGGCGACGAGGTGGTGGGCTGGGCGGCCATCCATCCGCGCGCCGACACCAGTTTTGCCCGCAACCGCAAGATCCCCCACCTCGACGACCTCGACGTGTGGTCGGTGTGGTGCATTCGCGTGCGGCCCGGCCGCCGCGGCGAGGGCATCTCGCATCACCTGCTGCAGGGCGCCGTCGACTTTGCCCGCGGCTACGGTGCGCCGGCCATCGAGGGCTACCCTGTCGATAACCGCGGCAGCCATGTGGATCTGACCATGGCCTATGTAGGCACCCGCGGGCTCTTCGAACAAGCCGGGTTCGCCAAGGCCGCGGACACCGACTCCGTGATCAACGGATTTCCTCGGGTGTTGATGCGGCTCAACCTGCGCTGA
- a CDS encoding alpha-amylase family protein, whose protein sequence is MRIAETSDLWWKNAVIYCLDPETFFDDNGDGTGDFGGLIQRVDYLAALGVTCIWLMPFYPSPDRDDGYDVTDMYGVDPRLGTLGDVVEFIRTARDRGMRVIADFVINHTSDKHPWFVESRKSIDNPFRDYYVWRNDTPPDTSDEVVFPGEETSIWTQDSATGEWYLHMFAKHQPDLNVANPKVRDEIAKSMGFWLQLGLDGFRLDAVPFFLELRGEPKDEAARTNPHEYLSALRSFLNRRNGSAVLLGEVNLPYKEQLKYFGGPAGNELNMQFDFLSMQNMYLSLAREDARPLAKSLSSRPEIHPDNQWAMFVRNHDELTLDKLSDAERQEVFAAFGPDEDMQMYGRGLRRRLPTMLKGDPARIRMVYSLMFSLPGTPVLFYGEEIGMGEDLRAKGRSAVRSPMQWDDAENGGFSTAPAKDLVAPVVEGYFGPKNINAGAAKRDPESLWNFVATLIQRYRESPELGWGEFELIRHRAEKVLLHRCSSAGSTLILAHNFGAEPIAVTANVTSREDQEPDFAGAVLRDLLDGQDVPLAEDGSFELQLDRYGYRWFRIRRPEDRHSP, encoded by the coding sequence GTGAGAATCGCTGAAACCTCCGACCTGTGGTGGAAGAACGCCGTGATCTACTGCCTGGACCCGGAGACGTTCTTCGATGACAACGGCGACGGCACCGGGGATTTCGGCGGACTGATCCAGCGCGTGGACTATCTGGCCGCACTGGGCGTGACGTGCATCTGGCTCATGCCGTTCTACCCCTCTCCGGACCGGGACGACGGTTATGACGTCACCGACATGTACGGCGTCGATCCGCGGCTTGGCACTCTGGGTGACGTGGTGGAGTTCATCCGGACGGCAAGGGACCGGGGCATGCGGGTGATCGCGGATTTTGTCATCAACCACACCTCGGACAAGCACCCCTGGTTTGTCGAGTCCCGGAAGTCCATCGACAACCCGTTCCGCGACTACTACGTCTGGCGTAACGACACTCCCCCGGATACCTCCGACGAGGTGGTGTTCCCCGGCGAGGAGACCTCCATCTGGACCCAGGACAGTGCCACGGGTGAGTGGTACCTGCACATGTTCGCCAAGCACCAGCCGGACCTGAACGTGGCGAACCCGAAAGTCCGGGACGAGATCGCCAAGTCCATGGGCTTCTGGCTGCAGCTCGGCCTCGACGGTTTCCGCCTCGACGCCGTCCCGTTCTTCCTGGAACTGCGCGGTGAGCCCAAGGACGAGGCCGCCAGGACCAACCCGCACGAGTACCTGAGCGCCCTGCGCAGCTTCCTGAACCGCCGCAACGGCAGCGCCGTCCTGCTCGGCGAGGTCAACCTGCCCTACAAGGAGCAACTGAAATACTTCGGCGGACCCGCGGGCAACGAGCTGAACATGCAGTTCGACTTCCTGTCTATGCAGAACATGTATCTTTCGCTGGCCCGGGAGGACGCCCGGCCGCTGGCCAAGAGCCTTAGCAGCCGCCCGGAAATCCACCCGGACAACCAGTGGGCGATGTTTGTCCGGAACCATGACGAACTGACCCTGGACAAACTCAGCGACGCCGAGCGCCAGGAGGTCTTCGCCGCCTTCGGACCGGACGAGGACATGCAGATGTACGGCCGCGGCCTGCGACGCCGGCTGCCCACCATGCTTAAAGGGGACCCGGCCCGGATCCGGATGGTGTATTCGCTGATGTTCTCGCTGCCCGGCACGCCGGTGCTGTTCTACGGTGAAGAGATCGGGATGGGCGAGGACCTGCGGGCCAAGGGCCGCTCCGCAGTCCGTTCCCCGATGCAGTGGGACGACGCCGAGAACGGCGGCTTCTCCACGGCTCCGGCAAAGGATCTGGTCGCCCCGGTGGTGGAGGGCTACTTCGGCCCGAAAAACATCAACGCCGGCGCCGCAAAACGGGACCCGGAGTCACTTTGGAACTTCGTTGCCACGCTCATCCAGCGCTACCGGGAAAGCCCCGAACTGGGCTGGGGCGAGTTCGAGCTGATCAGGCACAGAGCGGAGAAGGTTCTGCTGCACCGCTGCAGCTCCGCCGGATCAACCCTCATCCTGGCCCACAATTTCGGCGCGGAGCCGATAGCGGTGACCGCAAATGTCACGTCCAGGGAGGACCAGGAGCCGGACTTCGCCGGCGCGGTGCTGCGCGACCTGCTGGACGGACAGGATGTCCCGCTGGCGGAGGACGGCAGCTTTGAGCTGCAGCTGGACCGCTACGGCTACCGGTGGTTCCGGATCCGGCGCCCCGAGGACCGCCACAGCCCCTAG
- a CDS encoding MoaD/ThiS family protein has translation MADISVLLPSVLQPLAGGQSILTAPADGTVTVAGVLDMVTGAYPALSRRLRDETGKVRRYVNIYVNGNEIRRLQGLATEISPGQELLIIQSVAGG, from the coding sequence ATGGCTGACATCAGCGTACTGCTCCCCAGTGTGCTCCAGCCGCTCGCCGGCGGACAGTCCATCCTGACTGCGCCCGCCGACGGGACGGTGACGGTAGCGGGGGTGCTGGATATGGTGACCGGGGCCTATCCGGCGCTCTCAAGGCGGCTGCGGGATGAAACCGGGAAAGTCCGACGCTACGTGAATATCTACGTCAACGGGAACGAGATCCGCCGGTTGCAGGGCCTGGCCACCGAGATTTCACCCGGCCAGGAACTGCTGATCATCCAGTCCGTCGCAGGAGGCTAG
- a CDS encoding TIGR03885 family FMN-dependent LLM class oxidoreductase — protein MATLGFHASHEQISPGQLLKDVQLAEQAGFDAAMCSDHIEPWSARQGHSGFAWSWLGAALATTKLRFGVVTAPGQRYHPAIIAHASATLADMFPGRFWMATGSGEYMNEHVTGEAWPDKETRQRRLEEAVQIIRELHDGQEVTRSGLLKVQQARIWDIPEIKPPLIAPAVSVETARRSAAWADGLVTVNQPPAKLKDMLAAYRDAGGRGPAALQVHLSWAPVEEDAVAIAVDQWRSNVFAPPIPWDLPTAAHFDNVSAEVGEKQVRTAVNISADTAQHAEWLAGYLELGFEELYLHFVGQEQEPFIDAFAEHVLPQLRGSDRPARTREVLL, from the coding sequence ATGGCGACCCTCGGCTTCCACGCATCCCATGAACAAATCAGTCCCGGCCAGCTCCTCAAGGACGTCCAGCTGGCGGAGCAGGCGGGCTTCGATGCCGCGATGTGTTCGGACCACATCGAGCCCTGGTCCGCGCGGCAGGGCCACTCCGGCTTCGCCTGGTCCTGGCTGGGGGCCGCCCTGGCCACCACCAAGCTGCGCTTCGGTGTGGTGACGGCCCCGGGCCAGCGGTACCACCCGGCTATAATCGCCCACGCCTCGGCCACGCTCGCGGACATGTTCCCGGGACGCTTCTGGATGGCGACCGGCAGCGGTGAGTACATGAACGAGCACGTCACCGGAGAGGCCTGGCCGGACAAGGAAACCCGGCAGCGCCGCCTGGAGGAGGCCGTGCAGATCATCCGTGAACTGCACGACGGTCAGGAGGTCACCCGCAGCGGCCTGCTCAAAGTCCAGCAGGCCCGAATCTGGGACATTCCGGAAATCAAGCCGCCCCTGATCGCGCCGGCCGTCAGCGTGGAGACCGCCCGGCGCTCAGCCGCCTGGGCGGACGGGCTGGTCACAGTAAACCAGCCCCCGGCGAAGCTCAAGGACATGCTCGCCGCCTACCGCGATGCCGGTGGCCGGGGCCCGGCTGCGCTGCAGGTCCACCTGTCCTGGGCGCCCGTGGAGGAGGACGCCGTCGCGATCGCCGTTGACCAGTGGCGCAGCAACGTGTTTGCCCCTCCGATCCCGTGGGACCTCCCCACTGCGGCCCACTTCGACAACGTCAGCGCCGAGGTGGGCGAGAAGCAGGTCCGGACCGCCGTCAACATCTCGGCTGACACCGCGCAGCACGCCGAGTGGCTCGCCGGGTACCTCGAACTCGGCTTCGAGGAGCTTTACCTGCATTTCGTCGGCCAGGAGCAGGAGCCGTTTATCGACGCCTTTGCGGAGCATGTGCTCCCCCAGCTGCGCGGATCGGACCGCCCGGCCCGGACCCGGGAGGTGCTGCTGTGA
- a CDS encoding metal-sensitive transcriptional regulator, with protein sequence MDESELPIMAPTDAEQPPHGYTSNKEAYLRRLKRIEGQVRGIARMVDEDKYCIDILTQVAAATKALHALSLGLVEEHIGHCVVGAASEPDPGLRAEAIDVKVKEATDAIGRLLR encoded by the coding sequence ATGGATGAGTCCGAACTCCCGATTATGGCCCCCACCGACGCCGAACAGCCCCCACACGGCTATACCTCCAACAAGGAGGCCTACCTGCGGCGGCTCAAGCGGATCGAAGGCCAGGTCCGTGGCATCGCCCGGATGGTCGACGAGGACAAATACTGCATCGACATCCTCACGCAGGTCGCCGCCGCCACCAAGGCGTTGCACGCATTAAGCCTGGGGCTGGTGGAGGAACACATCGGCCACTGTGTCGTCGGGGCGGCGTCCGAGCCTGATCCAGGTCTCCGCGCCGAAGCCATCGACGTCAAGGTCAAGGAAGCCACCGACGCCATCGGGCGCCTGCTGCGGTAG
- a CDS encoding WD40/YVTN/BNR-like repeat-containing protein, which translates to MGGMATAESYVLAIGTKKGLWLASSPDRKDWSLSGPHFLMSEVPSIAIDTRDGRSRILVGVRSEHWGPTVFHSDDLGATWNEPEHGAIRFPEGTDAALERVWQIHPDAESRPGVVWAGCEPISVWKSTDGGEHFELNRGLWDHPHRTEWGAGYGGAAAHSIVLDHTGEKVHVAMSTGGVYRSLDGGTSWEPRNSGISAYFMPDPNPEFGQCVHKIAADAAVDGRLYAQNHHGVYRTDDDAEHWESIAEGLPADFGFVMLTHPRRAGTAWVIPLKADGERIPPDGKLAVHRTGDAGSSWTRLDAGLPQAEFNAVLRDAACVDAAEPAGVYFGTRGGSVYASSDEGESFTEVASHLPDVLCVRAAAVSVAGDPGAVPDVALNA; encoded by the coding sequence ATGGGGGGCATGGCTACCGCAGAGAGTTATGTCCTGGCGATCGGCACTAAAAAGGGGCTCTGGCTGGCAAGCAGCCCGGACCGCAAGGATTGGTCCCTTTCGGGACCGCACTTCCTGATGAGCGAAGTTCCCAGCATCGCCATCGACACGCGCGACGGCCGGAGCCGGATCCTGGTCGGTGTTCGATCCGAGCACTGGGGCCCCACCGTCTTCCACTCCGATGACCTGGGCGCCACCTGGAACGAGCCCGAGCACGGCGCCATCCGCTTTCCGGAGGGTACCGACGCCGCCCTCGAACGCGTCTGGCAGATCCACCCGGATGCCGAGTCCCGCCCGGGAGTGGTCTGGGCCGGTTGCGAACCGATTTCCGTCTGGAAGTCCACCGACGGCGGCGAGCACTTCGAACTGAACCGGGGACTCTGGGACCATCCGCACCGCACCGAATGGGGAGCCGGCTACGGCGGCGCCGCCGCGCACTCGATCGTCCTCGACCACACGGGCGAGAAGGTCCATGTCGCCATGAGCACCGGCGGCGTCTACCGCTCGCTCGACGGCGGCACGTCCTGGGAGCCCCGCAACAGCGGGATATCGGCGTACTTCATGCCGGATCCTAACCCCGAGTTCGGCCAGTGCGTCCACAAGATTGCCGCCGATGCCGCCGTCGACGGCCGGCTCTACGCGCAGAACCATCACGGTGTCTACCGCACTGACGATGACGCCGAGCACTGGGAATCAATTGCGGAAGGGCTCCCCGCCGACTTCGGTTTTGTGATGCTCACCCATCCGCGCCGGGCCGGGACCGCGTGGGTGATCCCGCTGAAGGCCGATGGGGAAAGAATCCCGCCGGACGGCAAACTCGCCGTCCATCGGACCGGCGACGCCGGCTCCAGTTGGACACGGCTGGATGCTGGACTTCCGCAGGCCGAGTTCAATGCGGTGCTCCGGGACGCCGCGTGCGTCGATGCCGCGGAGCCGGCCGGCGTGTACTTCGGAACCCGCGGCGGCAGCGTGTATGCCAGTTCCGATGAGGGCGAAAGCTTCACGGAGGTGGCCTCCCACCTGCCCGACGTGCTGTGCGTGCGGGCCGCTGCCGTGTCCGTTGCAGGGGACCCTGGCGCCGTGCCGGACGTCGCCCTGAACGCGTAG
- a CDS encoding heavy-metal-associated domain-containing protein has translation MSTVSTTVSVSGMTCGHCVSSVSEEIEALAGVEQVDVDLNAGGVSSVTITSTGALSAAEIGEAVAEAGYLVVANEA, from the coding sequence ATGAGCACCGTTTCCACCACCGTCAGCGTTTCCGGGATGACCTGCGGCCACTGCGTGTCCTCTGTCAGCGAAGAGATTGAGGCGCTGGCCGGCGTCGAGCAGGTCGACGTCGACCTCAACGCCGGCGGCGTCTCCAGCGTGACTATCACCTCCACCGGGGCACTGTCCGCTGCCGAAATCGGCGAGGCGGTTGCCGAGGCAGGCTACCTTGTGGTGGCCAACGAAGCCTGA
- a CDS encoding MFS transporter yields the protein MSQTLPSTTPGTDAPAGTPKKAALASFLGSAVEYYDFFIFGSAAALIFPKVFFPDADANAAIMSFATFGFAYVARPVGAVILGHFGDRVGRRKVLMFTLLLMGASTFLIGCLPDFNTVGWWAPALLVLARLCQGLSAAGEQAGASSMTLEHAPDNRRSFFTSWTLTGTQGGQILAALVFIPVLALPDEIKYGIGWRIPFWLSAVVVVVAFFIRRTLHEPPAFEEAQKSAQISKLPVADLLKHHWRDVLRVVACAFIAAVSTVFGTLAISYAKNVAGVDGTTTLWLVVGANLVALGTQPLFGMLADRIGRKPVFIYGALASAILTPVFLLSLESGSIPLMFLAAIGFFSFGYAASNAVWPSFYAEMFSTKVRFSGLAIGTQLGFLMAGFAPAIVAAMGGIKPGGWVQISIFTGIICVISAVSALTAKETFKVPTKELGLR from the coding sequence ATGAGCCAGACACTCCCGTCCACGACGCCGGGCACTGACGCACCGGCCGGGACCCCGAAAAAGGCAGCCCTTGCCAGCTTCCTGGGCAGCGCCGTCGAGTACTATGACTTCTTTATCTTCGGCTCCGCTGCCGCGCTGATCTTCCCCAAGGTTTTCTTCCCGGACGCTGACGCCAATGCCGCGATCATGTCCTTCGCGACGTTCGGCTTCGCCTACGTGGCCCGGCCCGTCGGCGCCGTCATCCTGGGCCACTTCGGTGACCGGGTGGGACGACGCAAGGTCCTGATGTTTACGCTGCTGCTGATGGGGGCCTCCACGTTCCTGATCGGCTGCCTGCCCGACTTCAACACCGTGGGCTGGTGGGCTCCGGCCCTGCTGGTGCTGGCGCGCCTCTGCCAGGGCCTTTCCGCAGCGGGTGAGCAGGCCGGTGCCTCCTCCATGACGCTGGAGCATGCCCCGGACAACCGCCGCTCCTTCTTCACCTCCTGGACGCTGACCGGCACCCAGGGCGGCCAGATCCTCGCCGCCCTCGTCTTCATCCCGGTCCTCGCCCTGCCCGACGAGATCAAGTACGGCATCGGCTGGCGCATCCCGTTCTGGCTCAGCGCCGTCGTCGTAGTGGTCGCGTTCTTCATCCGCCGGACCCTGCACGAACCGCCGGCTTTCGAGGAAGCCCAGAAGAGCGCCCAGATCTCCAAGCTCCCCGTCGCCGACCTGCTCAAGCACCACTGGCGCGATGTCCTCCGCGTCGTCGCCTGCGCCTTCATCGCCGCAGTCTCCACCGTGTTCGGCACCCTGGCCATCAGCTACGCCAAGAACGTCGCCGGCGTGGACGGCACCACCACCCTCTGGCTCGTTGTCGGAGCCAACCTGGTGGCCCTGGGCACGCAGCCGCTCTTCGGCATGCTCGCTGACAGGATCGGCCGGAAGCCGGTCTTCATCTACGGCGCCCTGGCCAGTGCCATCCTGACGCCGGTGTTCCTGCTGAGCCTCGAGTCCGGCAGTATCCCGCTGATGTTCCTCGCCGCGATCGGCTTCTTCTCCTTCGGGTACGCTGCCTCCAACGCCGTCTGGCCCTCCTTCTATGCCGAGATGTTCAGCACCAAGGTCCGCTTCTCCGGTCTGGCGATCGGCACCCAGCTGGGCTTCCTGATGGCCGGCTTCGCCCCGGCGATCGTGGCGGCCATGGGCGGCATCAAGCCCGGCGGCTGGGTCCAGATCAGCATTTTCACCGGCATCATCTGCGTCATCTCGGCCGTCTCGGCCCTGACGGCCAAGGAGACCTTCAAGGTCCCCACCAAGGAGCTCGGCCTGCGCTAA
- a CDS encoding DUF4193 domain-containing protein produces MATDYDEVRSDVKESQDSSLEALQSANAPDARSVVRELDESDALDDTMTPGGEFVAEELVVQVIPQAEDEFTCYSCFLVRHRSQIAREKNGHKFCVECEG; encoded by the coding sequence GTGGCAACCGATTACGACGAAGTACGCTCCGACGTCAAGGAGTCCCAGGACAGTTCCCTGGAAGCGCTGCAATCCGCAAATGCACCTGATGCCCGCAGCGTGGTCCGTGAACTGGATGAATCCGATGCGCTCGACGACACGATGACCCCGGGCGGTGAGTTCGTTGCCGAGGAGTTGGTCGTACAGGTCATCCCGCAGGCTGAAGACGAGTTCACCTGCTATTCCTGTTTCCTGGTCCGGCACCGCTCCCAGATCGCCCGCGAAAAGAACGGCCACAAGTTCTGCGTCGAATGTGAAGGCTAG
- a CDS encoding ATP-dependent DNA ligase has product MRLPLMPPIAPMLAKAVPSLPGGPGKAGDPGPGWSYEPKWDGFRSIIFRDGEEVEIGSRNGKPLTRYFPELVEALKANLPPRCVVDGEIILVGASGDRLDFDALQQRIHPAASRVKLLAGETPASFVAFDLLVLDDEDLTGRPLTERRAALEQALAGSAAPIHLTAATDDRETAAQWFTRFEGAGLDGIVAKALDGTYQPDKRVMFKIKHERTADCVVAGYRVHTSGPDRVGSLLLGLYDDDGVLANVGVVGAFPMQRRKELFEELQPLVTDAADHPWAPPRQEEGTRTPRNAEGSRWSGGKDLSFTPLRPERVIEVKYDHMEGVRFRHTAQFVRWREDRDPRSCTYEQLEEPVSYDLSEVLETGRR; this is encoded by the coding sequence ATGCGACTGCCCCTGATGCCTCCCATCGCGCCCATGCTGGCCAAAGCTGTGCCTTCCCTTCCGGGAGGTCCCGGAAAAGCCGGGGACCCAGGGCCTGGATGGAGCTATGAGCCCAAGTGGGACGGCTTCCGGTCCATTATCTTTCGCGACGGCGAGGAGGTGGAGATCGGCAGCCGCAACGGCAAGCCGCTGACCCGCTATTTCCCCGAGCTGGTCGAGGCGCTGAAGGCGAACCTGCCGCCGCGCTGCGTGGTCGACGGCGAGATCATCCTGGTGGGCGCTTCCGGGGACCGGCTCGACTTTGACGCGCTCCAGCAGCGCATCCATCCGGCCGCGAGCAGGGTGAAGCTGCTGGCCGGGGAGACCCCGGCCAGCTTTGTCGCGTTTGATCTGCTGGTGCTCGACGACGAGGACCTCACCGGGCGGCCCCTTACGGAGCGGCGCGCTGCCTTGGAACAGGCCCTCGCCGGCAGTGCCGCGCCCATCCATCTGACGGCTGCGACCGACGACCGGGAGACCGCCGCTCAGTGGTTCACCCGGTTCGAAGGGGCCGGGCTGGACGGGATCGTGGCCAAGGCCCTGGACGGCACGTATCAGCCGGACAAACGCGTGATGTTCAAGATCAAGCACGAGCGCACCGCGGACTGCGTCGTCGCCGGTTACCGGGTGCACACCTCCGGCCCCGACCGCGTCGGGTCCCTGCTGCTGGGCCTGTACGACGACGACGGTGTCCTCGCGAACGTCGGCGTGGTCGGTGCCTTTCCGATGCAGCGCCGCAAGGAGCTCTTCGAGGAGCTCCAGCCGCTGGTGACCGACGCCGCCGACCACCCGTGGGCGCCCCCCCGGCAGGAGGAAGGCACCCGAACGCCGCGCAACGCCGAGGGCAGCCGGTGGAGCGGGGGCAAGGACCTGTCGTTCACGCCGCTCCGCCCGGAACGCGTCATCGAAGTGAAGTACGACCACATGGAAGGCGTCCGGTTCCGCCACACCGCGCAGTTCGTCCGCTGGCGCGAGGACCGTGACCCGCGCTCGTGCACCTACGAACAGCTCGAGGAGCCCGTCTCCTATGACCTGTCCGAGGTGCTGGAGACCGGCAGGCGGTAA
- a CDS encoding IclR family transcriptional regulator: protein MSVNQDTELADPFPAPEAPAGKAAKAPRDDTRTDMVGKALGLLVLLGDEPRGASAADLSRRAELPFSTTYRLLGSLTRDGFVDYEPDGRRYHLGLRVFQLGQRVSNHHGFAGTALPILRRVTEESGEATILSVRDGVHHLTVNKVDGPQTFRVTSDPGHLGALHTTSVGKALVAFADDATRTELVEGLELEPLTECSITDREAFRAEIDLVRRRGYATMDEENELGMRAVAVPVFNSQGVAFASLATAVPVFRMSMEALVALVPLLQSAAAELSARLPQQ from the coding sequence ATGAGTGTGAACCAAGACACAGAACTGGCCGACCCCTTTCCCGCCCCCGAAGCCCCTGCTGGCAAAGCTGCCAAGGCGCCCAGGGACGACACGCGCACGGACATGGTTGGCAAGGCCCTTGGCCTGCTCGTCCTGCTCGGCGACGAGCCGCGCGGCGCCAGCGCCGCTGACCTTTCCCGCCGGGCGGAGCTGCCCTTCAGCACCACCTACCGCCTGCTGGGGTCCCTGACCCGCGACGGCTTTGTTGACTATGAGCCGGATGGCCGCCGCTACCACCTCGGCCTGCGCGTCTTCCAGCTCGGCCAGCGGGTGTCCAACCACCACGGCTTCGCCGGAACGGCCCTGCCCATTCTGCGCCGCGTCACGGAGGAGTCGGGGGAGGCCACCATCCTGTCGGTGCGCGACGGGGTGCACCACCTCACCGTCAACAAGGTCGACGGCCCGCAGACCTTCCGCGTCACAAGCGACCCGGGCCACCTCGGCGCGCTGCACACCACGTCCGTGGGAAAGGCGCTCGTGGCCTTCGCCGATGACGCCACCCGCACCGAGCTTGTGGAGGGCCTGGAGCTGGAACCGCTGACGGAGTGCTCGATCACGGACCGCGAGGCCTTCCGGGCTGAAATCGACCTGGTCCGGCGCCGCGGCTACGCCACCATGGACGAGGAAAACGAGCTCGGCATGCGCGCCGTCGCGGTCCCGGTGTTCAACTCGCAAGGAGTGGCCTTCGCCTCGCTGGCCACGGCGGTTCCGGTGTTCCGGATGAGCATGGAAGCCCTTGTGGCCCTGGTGCCACTCCTGCAATCCGCCGCGGCAGAGCTGTCCGCGCGGCTTCCCCAGCAGTGA